One stretch of Drosophila subobscura isolate 14011-0131.10 unplaced genomic scaffold, UCBerk_Dsub_1.0 Contig_14, whole genome shotgun sequence DNA includes these proteins:
- the LOC117903007 gene encoding cleavage and polyadenylation specificity factor subunit CG7185-like yields MYAHCVQQQQQQQHPRGAVLVGQPQPPPPHPHPHQPMNSSSAFRPWGPTTTKAFLHTPTMRQCDALLAALRLPGAAGAAESRARGPQHGKAQQQQQHPRGAVLVGQPQPPPPHPHPHQPMNSSSAFRPWGPTTTKAFLHAYNATRRLLAALRLPGAAGAAESRARGPQHGKAQQQQQHPRGAVLVGQPQPPPPHPHPHQPMNSSSAFRPWGPTTTKAFLHAYNATLSSLPYACQEPPELQNPERVVRSTEKRYAERTYQPNPMNSSSAFRPWGPTTTKAFLHAYNATLSSLPYACQEPPELQNPERVVRSTEKRYAERTYQPN; encoded by the exons ATGTACGCCCATtgtgtgcaacagcagcagcagcagcagcatccgcgtGGGGCAGTGCTGGtggggcagccgcagccaccgccgccgcatccgcatccccaCCAGCCGATGAACTCCTCGTCCGCGTTCCGCCCGTGGGGACCCACCACCACGAAGGCCTTCCTGCACACGCCTACAATGCGACAATGCGACGCTCTCCTCGCTGCCCTACGCCTGCCAGGAGCCGCCGGAGCTGCAGAATCCCGAGCGCGTGGTCCGCAGCACGGAAAAGCG cagcagcagcagcagcatccgcgtGGGGCAGTGCTGGtggggcagccgcagccaccgccgccgcatccgcatccccaCCAGCCGATGAACTCCTCGTCCGCGTTCCGCCCGTGGGGACCCACCACCACGAAGGCCTTCCTGCACGCCTACAATGCGACGCGACGCCTCCTCGCTGCCCTACGCCTGCCAGGAGCCGCCGGAGCTGCAGAATCCCGAGCGCGTGGTCCGCAGCACGGAAAAGCG cagcagcagcagcagcatccgcgtGGGGCAGTGCTGGtggggcagccgcagccaccgccgccgcatccgcatccccaCCAGCCGATGAACTCCTCGTCCGCGTTCCGCCCGTGGGGACCCACCACCACGAAGGCCTTCCTGCACGCCTACAATGCGACGCTCTCCTCGCTGCCCTACGCCTGCCAGGAGCCGCCGGAGCTGCAGAATCCCGAGCGCGTGGTCCGCAGCACGGAAAAGCGGTACGCGGAGCGCACGTACCAGCCCAAT CCGATGAACTCCTCGTCCGCGTTCCGCCCGTGGGGACCCACCACCACGAAGGCCTTCCTGCACGCCTACAATGCGACGCTCTCCTCGCTGCCCTACGCCTGCCAGGAGCCGCCGGAGCTGCAGAATCCCGAGCGCGTGGTCCGCAGCACGGAAAAGCGGTACGCGGAGCGCACGTACCAGCCCAAT